The proteins below are encoded in one region of Solea senegalensis isolate Sse05_10M unplaced genomic scaffold, IFAPA_SoseM_1 scf7180000014041, whole genome shotgun sequence:
- the LOC122760759 gene encoding alpha-synuclein-like, whose product MDMVKKGLTKAKGGVVAAAEKTRQGVTGAAEMTKDGVMLVGNKTIDGVSTVAGKTVSGVSHMGGAVVTGVTAVAQKTVESAGTIVTGLVKKDPAKPTDDAAAAAVESVAESPVDTEPADAEATEEDSDD is encoded by the exons ATGGACATGGTAAAGAAGGGTTTAACCAAAGCCAAAGGTGGAGTCGTGGCAGCGGCGGAGAAAACCAGGCAGGGAGTGACCGGAGCAGCCGAGATGACGAAAGATGGGGTCATGTTAGTCG GCAACAAAACAATAGATGGTGTCTCAACAG TTGCAGGTAAAACTGTGTCTGGAGTATCTCACATGGGTGGAGCTGTGGTTACCGGGGTTACGGCTGTGGCCCAGAAAACTGTGGAGAGCGCAGGCACCATCGTCACCGGACTGGTCAAGAAGGATCCAGCCAAACCG acTGATGACGCTGCAGCCGCCGCAGTAGAGAGTGTGGCAGAGTCACCAGTGGATACTGAGCCTGCTGACGCTGAAGCTACTGAG gAGGACTCCGACGACTGA